In a single window of the Streptacidiphilus sp. P02-A3a genome:
- a CDS encoding non-ribosomal peptide synthetase, which yields MTHEGRPAAGPTSDPAVGHPLTRFPVDRPRPAEPDEATATHRFTLDRALTADLRRLARAADATVPGALAAAGLVLAAAYAGQDEVTATVRARSTAPADAPVPLHATVDSTMPFDHLLDRASRAAGTELPTEFALADIVLRFTERDGALDADVDYHPEVLDAATIEHLAATYRTLLADAVARPGRPLRELRLIPDAESHRVLHDWNDTTSAFPPHSSLPSLFAEQVRLSPDKPAVLFGDDRLTYAELNERANRLAHRLLAAGVTAESRVALLLDRSVHVVVSVLAVVKAGAAYVPLHAAYPQDRVRFVLADVGAQVLLTDRAMAPRTTTTDVPVLLVDDPATTAGQPAHDPEPDPDAQQLAYIMFTSGSTGTPKGVAVTHRDVVALAWDRRWREAAHRRILFHSPHAFDAATYELWVPLLTGGDMVIATEEPTPALVRDLIAEHAVTAVFLTSALLRLFAEEAPDCFKGAATVITGGEVPSPEALEQVITHCPGTLVINAYGPTEATTYALFQELTLEQVRTRAVPMGRPLDNTRLYTLDAWLRPVPVGAPGELYIAGDGLARGYFGRAPLTAERFVADPFGTGERLYRTGDVVRWRADGTMDFLYRADKQIKIRGFRIEIGEIEAALTALDGVADGVVAVHETRGARHLVAYVVPERGRAAEVAQWREALALRLPSYEVPSWFIPMEALPLSNNGKVDRAALPAPRVDLLTAGDHVEPRTDTERLLAQVWAEVFGVQRIGVNDNFFASGGDSILAIKVVSRARAHGLRLTAKDLFLTPTVAELARAATRDDSGPDPTPAPTPLVQLTADEAEHIAAGGPVEDVYPLTPMQSGMLFDALMTEDTGLHLIQFDLVLDHVEDPELLGRAWQRTADRLPALRTAVLWTDVSTPVQVVRATATVPVTQHDWRQLPRSEQRERRHALRAADRAAGMDLATAPLARVTVIRLTDTSVRVLWSMHHLVLDGWSSTELLTEVAADYARLRDGDGPAPRPRTPFRDYLRWLGDQDQAAAEAHWRGVLGPLTTPTRLPYDDRPPRATARAPPQGWRWTSPPTCPPG from the coding sequence ATGACCCACGAGGGGCGCCCAGCAGCAGGACCGACGTCGGACCCGGCCGTCGGCCATCCGCTGACCCGCTTTCCCGTAGACCGCCCACGACCCGCCGAGCCCGACGAGGCCACCGCCACCCACCGGTTCACCCTCGACCGCGCGCTCACCGCGGACCTGCGCCGACTCGCCCGAGCGGCCGACGCCACCGTGCCCGGCGCACTGGCCGCCGCGGGCCTGGTCCTGGCCGCGGCGTACGCCGGACAGGACGAGGTGACCGCGACCGTCCGCGCCCGCTCCACGGCGCCCGCCGACGCACCGGTCCCGCTGCACGCGACCGTCGACAGCACGATGCCGTTCGACCACCTCCTGGACCGGGCATCGCGCGCCGCGGGCACCGAACTGCCCACCGAGTTCGCCCTCGCCGACATCGTGCTGCGGTTCACCGAACGCGACGGCGCCCTGGACGCCGACGTCGACTACCACCCCGAGGTACTCGACGCGGCCACCATCGAGCACCTGGCCGCCACCTACCGCACCCTGCTGGCCGACGCCGTCGCCCGCCCCGGACGACCCCTGCGCGAACTGAGGCTGATACCCGACGCCGAGTCGCACCGCGTACTCCACGACTGGAACGACACCACCTCCGCGTTCCCCCCGCACTCCAGCCTGCCCAGCCTGTTCGCCGAGCAGGTACGGCTGTCCCCGGACAAACCCGCCGTCCTGTTCGGCGACGACCGGCTCACCTACGCCGAACTGAACGAGCGGGCCAACCGGCTCGCCCACCGCCTGCTCGCCGCGGGCGTCACCGCCGAGTCCCGGGTCGCGCTGCTGCTGGACCGGTCGGTGCACGTGGTCGTGTCCGTCCTGGCCGTGGTCAAAGCCGGCGCGGCCTACGTCCCGCTGCACGCCGCCTACCCCCAGGACCGCGTCCGCTTCGTCCTGGCCGACGTCGGCGCCCAGGTCCTGCTCACCGACCGGGCCATGGCACCCAGGACCACCACCACCGACGTCCCGGTCCTGCTCGTGGACGACCCGGCCACCACCGCCGGCCAACCCGCCCACGACCCCGAACCGGACCCGGACGCCCAGCAGCTCGCCTACATCATGTTCACCTCGGGCTCCACCGGCACCCCCAAGGGCGTCGCCGTCACCCACCGCGACGTGGTCGCCCTGGCCTGGGACCGCCGCTGGCGCGAAGCGGCCCACCGGCGCATCCTCTTCCACTCCCCGCACGCCTTCGACGCCGCGACCTACGAACTGTGGGTACCGCTGCTGACCGGCGGCGACATGGTCATCGCCACCGAGGAACCCACACCCGCCCTGGTACGCGACCTGATCGCCGAACACGCCGTCACCGCCGTCTTCCTCACCTCCGCCCTGCTGCGCCTGTTCGCCGAGGAGGCCCCCGACTGCTTCAAGGGCGCGGCGACAGTGATCACCGGCGGCGAGGTGCCCTCACCCGAGGCCCTGGAACAGGTCATCACCCACTGCCCCGGCACCCTGGTCATCAACGCCTACGGACCGACCGAGGCCACCACCTACGCCCTGTTCCAGGAACTCACCCTGGAACAGGTACGCACCCGCGCCGTACCGATGGGCCGACCGCTCGACAACACCCGCCTGTACACCCTCGACGCGTGGCTGCGCCCGGTCCCGGTCGGCGCGCCGGGCGAACTGTACATCGCGGGCGACGGCCTGGCGCGCGGCTACTTCGGCCGGGCGCCGCTGACCGCCGAGCGGTTCGTGGCCGACCCCTTCGGCACGGGGGAGCGGCTGTACCGCACCGGCGACGTCGTGCGCTGGCGCGCCGACGGGACGATGGACTTCCTGTACCGGGCCGACAAGCAGATCAAGATCCGCGGCTTCCGGATCGAGATCGGCGAGATCGAGGCCGCGCTCACCGCGCTCGACGGCGTCGCCGACGGCGTGGTCGCCGTCCACGAGACCCGCGGCGCCCGGCACCTGGTCGCCTACGTGGTACCCGAACGCGGCCGGGCCGCCGAGGTGGCGCAGTGGCGCGAGGCCCTGGCCCTGCGGCTGCCGAGCTACGAGGTACCGTCCTGGTTCATCCCGATGGAGGCCCTGCCGCTGTCGAACAACGGCAAGGTCGACCGCGCCGCCCTGCCCGCACCGCGGGTCGACCTGCTGACCGCGGGGGACCACGTCGAACCGCGCACCGACACCGAGCGGCTGCTGGCCCAGGTGTGGGCCGAGGTGTTCGGCGTCCAGCGGATCGGCGTCAACGACAACTTCTTCGCCTCCGGCGGCGACTCCATCCTGGCCATCAAGGTCGTCTCCCGGGCCCGCGCCCACGGCCTGCGGCTGACCGCCAAGGACCTCTTCCTCACCCCGACCGTCGCGGAACTGGCCCGGGCCGCGACCCGGGACGACAGCGGACCCGACCCCACCCCGGCCCCCACCCCGCTCGTCCAGCTCACCGCCGACGAGGCCGAGCACATCGCCGCGGGCGGACCGGTCGAGGACGTCTACCCGCTGACACCGATGCAGAGCGGCATGCTCTTCGACGCGCTGATGACCGAGGACACCGGGCTGCACCTGATCCAGTTCGACCTGGTCCTCGACCACGTCGAGGACCCGGAACTCCTCGGCCGGGCCTGGCAGCGGACCGCGGACCGGCTACCGGCCCTGCGCACAGCCGTGCTCTGGACGGACGTCAGCACCCCGGTCCAGGTGGTGCGGGCCACGGCCACCGTGCCCGTCACCCAGCACGACTGGCGGCAACTGCCGCGGAGCGAACAGCGCGAACGCCGACACGCGCTGCGCGCCGCCGACCGCGCGGCCGGAATGGACCTCGCCACCGCCCCCCTGGCCAGGGTCACCGTCATCCGGCTCACCGACACCAGCGTCCGCGTGCTGTGGTCGATGCACCACCTGGTGCTGGACGGATGGAGCAGCACCGAACTGCTCACCGAGGTGGCCGCCGACTACGCCCGGCTGCGCGACGGCGACGGACCGGCGCCACGACCCCGGACACCGTTCCGGGACTACCTGCGATGGCTGGGCGACCAGGACCAGGCCGCGGCGGAGGCCCACTGGCGCGGCGTGCTCGGCCCCCTGACCACCCCGACCCGGCTGCCCTACGACGACCGGCCGCCCCGGGCTACCGCCCGCGCGCCACCGCAAGGGTGGAGGTGGACATCGCCCCCGACCTGTCCGCCCGGCTGA
- a CDS encoding condensation domain-containing protein → MDIAPDLSARLTEAAKRTKLTTSTLLQGAWALLLARYSGSPDVCFGGTVSGRTPDLAGVDSIIGMLVNTLPVHVRVDRAQDLETWLADLQARQARARDFEAVSLTPGPGLERPVAGDNLFDSIIVFENFPFDEHAFTAHGLRLSHFDHEVGSGAALGVVVHPGDGITMRVHYDPALFEADTVHRMTGLPADPAGGLRRPHRTHRRRPAGPLDRRTPGGHGRPGRHRHRPPGRAPDAGPGHRTGTAAPAGGRGGTRTTSG, encoded by the coding sequence GTGGACATCGCCCCCGACCTGTCCGCCCGGCTGACCGAGGCCGCCAAGCGCACGAAACTGACCACCAGCACCCTCCTGCAAGGCGCCTGGGCACTGCTGCTGGCGCGCTACAGCGGCAGCCCGGACGTCTGCTTCGGCGGCACCGTCTCCGGCCGGACCCCCGACCTGGCCGGCGTCGACTCGATCATCGGGATGCTGGTCAACACCCTGCCGGTACACGTACGCGTGGACCGCGCCCAGGACCTGGAGACCTGGCTGGCCGACCTACAGGCGCGGCAGGCCCGGGCCCGGGACTTCGAGGCCGTCTCGCTGACCCCAGGCCCAGGCCTGGAGCGGCCTGTCGCCGGCGACAACCTGTTCGACAGCATCATCGTCTTCGAGAACTTCCCCTTCGACGAGCACGCCTTCACCGCCCACGGCCTGCGACTGAGCCACTTCGACCACGAGGTCGGCTCGGGCGCCGCACTCGGCGTCGTCGTACACCCCGGCGACGGGATCACCATGCGGGTCCACTACGACCCGGCCCTGTTCGAAGCGGACACCGTGCACCGGATGACGGGCCTACCTGCGGACCCTGCTGGAGGCCTTCGCCGACCACACCGCACGCACCGTCGGCGACCTGCCGGCCCACTCGACCGCCGAACACCAGGTGGTCATGGGCGACCCGGCCGCCACCGCCACCGGCCACCAGGCCGAGCACCGGATGCAGGACCTGGTCACCGCACAGGTACGGCTGCGCCCGCGGGCGGTCGCGGTGGAACTCGGACGACCAGCGGCTGA
- a CDS encoding AMP-binding protein, with the protein MVLAHEHGIARFPRTDAELVFLDRDRPAIAAHPDTDPGPRGSARDLAYVVYTSGSTGRPKGVMVEHRSLYNTVTAVVGPYGLTPGSRVFQLCSMSFDTGVQDLFTTWAAGGTMVVPAPDVARNGAYLVEHLLAGKVTTASIPITVLSSLDSGSLPGMDTIRVGGDIVVPEVPRPGHATTG; encoded by the coding sequence GTGGTGCTGGCCCACGAGCACGGCATCGCCCGCTTCCCGCGGACCGACGCCGAACTGGTCTTCCTGGACCGGGACCGCCCGGCCATCGCCGCCCACCCGGACACCGACCCCGGACCGCGCGGCAGCGCCCGCGACCTGGCCTACGTCGTCTACACCTCGGGCTCCACCGGCCGACCCAAGGGCGTGATGGTCGAGCACCGCTCGCTCTACAACACCGTGACCGCGGTCGTCGGACCCTACGGGCTCACCCCCGGCAGCCGGGTGTTCCAACTGTGCTCCATGAGCTTCGACACCGGCGTCCAGGACCTGTTCACCACCTGGGCCGCCGGCGGCACGATGGTGGTCCCGGCCCCCGACGTCGCCCGCAACGGCGCCTACCTGGTCGAGCACCTGCTCGCCGGCAAGGTCACCACCGCCTCCATCCCGATCACCGTCCTGTCCTCACTCGACTCCGGCTCCCTGCCCGGGATGGACACCATCCGGGTCGGCGGCGACATCGTGGTGCCCGAGGTGCCGAGGCCTGGGCACGCCACCACCGGGTGA
- a CDS encoding phosphopantetheine-binding protein, which produces MPLNHNGKLDRSALPAPTRQDGAGAAYVAPGDPTEEALARIWSQVLGIERVGTADDYFALGGDSLNSLRIVARMRTAFGVEVTPRDLFEEPTIAALAATIRDRILAGVLETAAGTVLNAPDRPSDMGERTAWNCRPSRRTGCRSCPTTCANSSCGSSPARPGPHPRTARSPRRPATAHCRCRWASRDCGSWPNSTPTASSTTRPRCCA; this is translated from the coding sequence ATGCCGCTCAACCACAACGGCAAGCTCGACCGGTCCGCGCTGCCCGCACCGACCCGCCAGGACGGCGCCGGCGCCGCGTACGTCGCCCCCGGCGACCCGACCGAGGAGGCACTGGCCCGGATCTGGTCGCAGGTCCTGGGCATCGAACGGGTCGGCACCGCGGACGACTACTTCGCCCTCGGCGGCGACTCCCTCAACAGCCTGCGCATCGTCGCCAGGATGCGCACCGCCTTCGGCGTCGAGGTCACCCCCCGGGACCTCTTCGAGGAACCCACGATCGCCGCCCTGGCCGCGACCATCCGCGACCGGATCCTGGCCGGGGTACTGGAGACAGCCGCCGGCACCGTCCTGAACGCGCCGGACCGCCCCTCTGACATGGGAGAGAGAACAGCATGGAACTGCCGTCCGTCGCGAAGGACCGGCTGTCGCAGCTGCCCGACCACGTGCGCGAACTCGTCCTGCGGCAGCTCGCCGGCGCGGCCGGGCCCGCACCCCAGGACCGCCCGATCACCCCGGCGCCCCGCGACGGCGCACTGCCGCTGTCGGTGGGCCAGCAGGGACTGTGGTTCCTGGCCGAACTCAACCCCGACAGCGTCGAGTACAACGCGCCCAAGGTGCTGCGCCTGA